One genomic region from Nilaparvata lugens isolate BPH chromosome 3, ASM1435652v1, whole genome shotgun sequence encodes:
- the LOC120350436 gene encoding uncharacterized protein LOC120350436: MQGEENDERKKQAKRKLVFGDEPEVSGEEEEESICSQTKKRAVMDEDSSLVPLMKEVEGAGELDFVQLINKPLPKPWIPLRELKEDLAYRIIGAREETNKHGRGGGGFGAKKPV, translated from the exons atGCAGGGAGAGGAAAATGATGAGAGGAAGAAGCAGGCGAAGAGGAAGTTGGTGTTTGGGGATGAGCCTGAGGTTAgcggggaagaggaggaggagtcaatctgctcacaaacaaag aaacgagcTGTAATGGACGAGGACTCCTCACTCGTGCCGTTAATGAAGGAGGTGGAGGGTGCGGGAGAGTTGGACTTTGTCCAACTCATAAACAAACCTCTACCCAAACCGTGGATCCCGCTGAGGGAGTTGAAGGAGGATCTAGCGTACCGCATCATCGGAGCTCGAGAGGAGACCAATAAACACGGTCGAGGGGGAgggggttttggagcaaaaaagcCCGTCTAA